The following coding sequences are from one Lysinibacillus sp. FSL W8-0992 window:
- a CDS encoding bifunctional diguanylate cyclase/phosphodiesterase, producing the protein MWELNKQYSFLRQGIQFIIYSIVILLIIGYWSEEFYAIFGKHNYVSIHLLMEILIIVVTMTIAIQSWLTTPYILSNKTLYIGALFLTCSFIEVAHALAYKGMPFFITESSSYAATWFYIIGRLVLSCGILGIFCLKERTIRKNTYRWFIYSTPLFVIVALVMLIYAPNPILPPLVIDGVGPTALKNSLQYVAIVCHIAIMIILLKKFNNAPKIIFLLLGSAIYLIISDILFTIYKDVYDIKNFIGHIFQLSSFYLLFKAVYFSSIEKPFRELLEMQKNLEKSREKMHYMAYHNEVTNLPNERFLMESLQKNLYKTKGNKAILAVEIERFSAIKASLGSSYADKLLSMVAQRLKDTLPEKYLLSMLREDCFIVFIDDAKNTQRIMQLCKQLQVAMLASFQIQHFSLNGNLNIGISLFPSDAYKEEELVRFAVYAMHEASKVPSRILFYETSMSSDITEKLILENDLHHAIENNELLLEYQPQVDLQTGQILSVEALVRWQHPRKGMISPGVFIPIAEESGIIIPIGQWVLETACKQVKEWERAGLPPIKVAVNLSLGQLFQQNIVEMIEQVLEQTELDPKYLQLEITESMTINIDHMTMILHQLKALGVTIAVDDFGTGYSSLSYLKDFPIDCLKIDRSFVQKIQSDDTDKALVDMILSMAKHLRLKVVAEGIEEVEQLNYLLAGHCETVQGFLFSKPLHPAFLQENYQMLQHNAQNILEKLHV; encoded by the coding sequence TTGTGGGAATTAAATAAACAATATTCTTTTTTGAGGCAAGGGATTCAATTCATTATATACTCCATTGTTATTTTGCTAATTATCGGTTACTGGAGTGAAGAATTTTACGCGATTTTCGGAAAGCATAATTATGTTTCAATTCATTTGCTAATGGAAATTCTTATTATTGTTGTAACAATGACAATTGCAATACAGTCGTGGTTAACGACACCTTATATATTATCTAATAAAACTTTATACATAGGTGCTTTATTTTTAACTTGTAGTTTTATTGAGGTGGCACACGCACTTGCTTATAAAGGAATGCCATTTTTTATTACGGAGAGTTCTAGTTATGCCGCCACATGGTTTTATATAATTGGTAGATTGGTATTGTCCTGTGGAATACTAGGCATTTTTTGTCTAAAGGAAAGAACTATTCGAAAAAATACATATCGATGGTTTATTTACAGTACGCCATTATTTGTGATTGTTGCTTTAGTTATGCTGATATATGCGCCGAATCCTATACTTCCACCACTTGTTATTGATGGTGTTGGTCCAACAGCTTTGAAAAATTCATTGCAGTATGTCGCAATTGTATGCCATATCGCTATCATGATCATATTATTAAAAAAATTCAACAATGCGCCTAAAATCATTTTTCTATTACTAGGGAGTGCTATTTATTTAATAATTAGTGATATTCTTTTTACAATATATAAGGACGTCTACGATATTAAAAACTTTATAGGACATATTTTTCAATTGAGCTCATTTTATCTTCTTTTTAAAGCAGTTTATTTTTCCTCTATAGAAAAGCCATTTCGAGAATTATTAGAAATGCAAAAAAATCTAGAGAAATCTAGAGAAAAGATGCATTACATGGCTTATCATAATGAAGTTACAAATTTACCAAATGAACGATTTTTAATGGAATCACTACAAAAAAATTTATACAAAACCAAAGGCAATAAGGCTATTTTGGCTGTAGAAATCGAACGGTTTTCAGCGATTAAAGCTTCACTGGGCAGTTCATATGCAGATAAATTGCTCAGTATGGTGGCACAAAGGCTGAAGGATACCTTACCTGAAAAGTATTTACTAAGTATGTTACGAGAAGATTGTTTTATCGTTTTTATTGATGATGCGAAAAATACACAACGTATTATGCAGCTTTGTAAACAGCTACAGGTGGCCATGTTGGCGTCTTTCCAAATCCAACATTTTTCATTGAATGGGAATTTAAATATCGGGATATCTTTATTCCCATCAGATGCCTATAAGGAAGAGGAGCTCGTAAGGTTTGCTGTTTATGCGATGCATGAAGCTAGCAAAGTGCCTTCACGCATATTATTTTATGAAACTTCAATGTCGAGCGATATTACCGAGAAACTTATTTTAGAAAATGATTTACATCATGCAATAGAAAATAATGAGTTATTACTGGAGTATCAGCCACAGGTTGATTTGCAAACTGGGCAAATTCTATCTGTTGAGGCATTAGTCCGTTGGCAACATCCTCGCAAAGGGATGATTTCACCAGGCGTCTTTATTCCGATTGCGGAGGAGTCAGGTATCATTATTCCGATTGGGCAATGGGTGTTAGAAACAGCATGTAAGCAAGTGAAGGAGTGGGAGCGAGCAGGGTTACCACCCATCAAAGTAGCAGTCAATCTTTCGTTAGGACAATTGTTTCAACAAAATATAGTGGAGATGATTGAGCAAGTCCTTGAACAAACAGAATTAGATCCAAAATATTTACAATTAGAAATTACAGAAAGTATGACGATCAATATAGATCATATGACAATGATTTTACATCAATTAAAGGCGCTTGGTGTAACGATTGCTGTAGATGATTTTGGTACTGGTTACTCATCATTATCCTATTTAAAGGATTTTCCAATTGATTGCTTAAAAATTGATCGTTCCTTCGTCCAAAAAATTCAAAGCGATGATACAGATAAGGCTTTAGTCGATATGATATTATCAATGGCTAAGCATCTCCGTTTAAAGGTAGTTGCCGAAGGTATTGAGGAAGTAGAGCAGCTTAATTATTTATTAGCTGGTCATTGTGAAACAGTACAAGGCTTTTTATTTAGCAAGCCATTACACCCAGCCTTTTTGCAAGAAAACTATCAAATGCTTCAACATAATGCACAAAATATTTTAGAGAAATTACATGTGTAG
- a CDS encoding NAD(P)-dependent malic enzyme — translation MDIMKKAIELHKEARGKMEIVAKVPVQDTYDLSLAYSPGVAQPCMEIQKNPQAVYDYTIKGNLVGVVTDGTAVLGLGDIGPEAALPVMEGKAILLKRFANIDAFPICLATKDVDEIVRTVKAIAPTFGGINLEDISAPRCFEIENRLRQECNIPVFHDDQHGTAIVVGAGLVNAMKIVNKKPEDMKVVINGAGAAGIAILRMLIQLGYKNVVMCDTKGIIYNGRKEGMNVIKDQIAKISNPLNLKGTLEDAIAESDVFIGVSVANLLTKGHIESMNKNPIVFALANPNPEITYDNARAWGVRVMATGRSDYPNQVNNLLAFPGIFRGALDVRATDINEAMKIAAIDAIASLVSEKELKEESIIPKSMDERVASVVAKAVSDAAIESGVSALFQ, via the coding sequence ATGGATATTATGAAAAAAGCAATAGAGTTGCACAAGGAAGCACGAGGGAAAATGGAGATTGTTGCTAAGGTGCCAGTACAGGATACATATGATTTAAGTCTAGCTTATTCACCTGGCGTTGCACAACCATGTATGGAAATCCAAAAAAATCCCCAAGCAGTATACGATTACACCATTAAAGGAAATCTAGTTGGCGTTGTTACGGACGGGACTGCAGTTCTAGGTTTAGGTGATATCGGCCCAGAAGCGGCATTACCTGTAATGGAAGGGAAAGCAATTTTGCTAAAGCGTTTTGCAAATATTGATGCATTCCCTATTTGTCTCGCAACTAAGGATGTTGATGAAATTGTAAGGACTGTTAAGGCAATCGCTCCAACTTTTGGTGGCATTAATCTTGAAGATATTTCAGCACCAAGATGTTTTGAAATTGAAAATCGTCTTCGTCAAGAATGTAATATTCCAGTATTCCATGACGATCAGCATGGAACTGCGATTGTAGTAGGAGCGGGCTTAGTTAATGCAATGAAAATTGTTAACAAAAAACCAGAGGACATGAAGGTAGTCATTAATGGGGCTGGTGCTGCGGGAATTGCGATTTTACGCATGTTAATACAATTGGGATATAAAAATGTAGTAATGTGTGATACAAAGGGGATTATTTATAATGGTCGTAAGGAAGGGATGAATGTCATCAAAGACCAAATTGCAAAAATCTCAAACCCGCTAAATTTAAAAGGGACATTAGAGGATGCCATTGCAGAAAGTGATGTTTTTATTGGTGTATCTGTAGCCAATTTATTAACAAAAGGTCATATCGAGTCAATGAACAAAAATCCGATTGTTTTTGCCCTAGCAAACCCTAATCCAGAAATCACCTATGATAATGCGAGAGCATGGGGCGTTCGTGTCATGGCGACTGGTCGCTCGGATTACCCTAATCAAGTGAATAATCTGTTGGCGTTTCCTGGGATTTTCAGAGGTGCATTGGATGTTCGCGCCACAGATATAAACGAGGCAATGAAGATAGCTGCAATAGATGCTATTGCATCATTAGTATCTGAAAAAGAATTAAAAGAAGAATCTATAATCCCAAAATCAATGGATGAGCGCGTAGCAAGCGTTGTTGCAAAAGCTGTTAGTGATGCAGCAATTGAATCAGGCGTATCAGCATTATTCCAATAA
- a CDS encoding alpha/beta hydrolase, whose translation MNTPFTYKHTQPTNMDPTKKYPAIFLLHGMGSNEEDLPQLVQEFQDQCHIISVRGPITQKPGYAFFTIQEVGKPDRAIFDKVLIALQRFMLEAIEEFQIDPHKVYVLGFSQGAVLAQSLAFVMGNLITGIVALSGYTPKFVTEEYAIRTVNHLHAFISHGDYDYVIPSQWGVESKELFEQFGASVSFKQYPDGHGVTPENRQDLVMFLTQQLQENMQ comes from the coding sequence ATGAATACACCATTCACATATAAACATACACAACCAACAAATATGGACCCGACTAAAAAATATCCAGCTATTTTTCTTTTGCATGGCATGGGTAGTAATGAGGAGGATCTACCGCAATTAGTACAAGAATTTCAAGATCAATGTCATATAATTAGCGTAAGAGGTCCTATCACACAAAAGCCTGGTTATGCCTTTTTCACAATTCAGGAAGTTGGAAAACCAGATCGAGCTATTTTTGACAAAGTGTTAATTGCTCTTCAACGCTTTATGTTAGAAGCTATTGAAGAGTTTCAAATTGACCCTCACAAAGTATATGTACTTGGATTTAGTCAAGGTGCGGTATTGGCACAGTCATTAGCTTTTGTTATGGGCAATTTAATTACAGGTATTGTAGCATTGAGCGGATACACGCCAAAATTTGTCACTGAGGAGTATGCAATTCGTACAGTTAATCATCTACATGCCTTTATTTCTCATGGCGATTATGATTATGTGATTCCATCTCAATGGGGTGTTGAAAGCAAGGAACTATTTGAGCAATTCGGTGCATCTGTTTCATTCAAACAATATCCAGATGGACATGGTGTTACGCCGGAAAACAGACAAGATTTAGTGATGTTTTTAACACAACAATTACAAGAGAATATGCAGTAA
- the proC gene encoding pyrroline-5-carboxylate reductase has translation MKYGFIGLGNMTTAIIKGMCNSGDFDSSYIYGYNRTKSKTTKLATSYGIQATTSIEELMVNCDVIILGVKPQMLPDVLPEVKNHLQEKHMIVSIAAGKNLNYFQGYLSESTPIIRVMPNINALIGASTSCYTTNEQVTDSQLRLITTLFETIGTIIEVPEHLFSIFTTIGGASPAFTYMYIDALARAAVREGMPKNMALDIAANAVLGSAKMILQSKEHPWALVDQVCSPGGTTIQGVSSLQSNHFETTIHDAVAAVTDKDRSLSK, from the coding sequence GTGAAATACGGATTTATTGGTCTAGGTAATATGACCACAGCCATTATAAAAGGAATGTGCAATAGCGGAGATTTTGATTCCTCTTATATATATGGCTATAATCGCACAAAATCTAAAACAACTAAACTTGCTACCTCTTATGGCATACAAGCGACAACTTCTATCGAGGAACTGATGGTAAATTGTGATGTCATTATTTTAGGTGTAAAACCACAAATGCTACCTGATGTTTTGCCAGAAGTTAAAAACCATTTACAAGAAAAGCACATGATTGTATCCATTGCTGCTGGTAAAAATCTCAACTACTTCCAAGGCTACCTTTCAGAGTCCACTCCAATTATTCGCGTTATGCCAAATATCAATGCCCTAATTGGCGCATCAACAAGTTGCTACACTACAAATGAGCAGGTGACAGATTCACAACTTCGACTCATCACAACATTATTTGAAACAATTGGCACGATTATTGAAGTACCTGAACACTTATTCTCCATCTTTACGACAATAGGTGGGGCTTCACCCGCTTTCACCTATATGTATATTGATGCATTAGCTCGAGCAGCTGTGCGCGAAGGTATGCCTAAAAATATGGCACTTGATATAGCAGCGAACGCTGTATTAGGCAGTGCGAAAATGATCTTACAATCAAAAGAACACCCATGGGCACTTGTCGATCAAGTATGCTCTCCAGGTGGAACGACAATTCAAGGCGTATCTTCACTGCAAAGCAATCATTTCGAAACGACAATCCACGATGCAGTTGCGGCTGTAACGGATAAGGACCGCAGTCTTTCTAAATAA
- the cyoE gene encoding heme o synthase, with the protein MEQNLKTDQNPQTVEKTIEKHSLSNVLAQTVKTGIIKSNLIPMWAGLTLGMYKNKMTLLDNIPEIIFATVGSALVIGAAGAFNNVYDRDIDAIMPRTKNRPTVTGEMSAKTTMILAIVMLIVGVGVLALASPLAALFGFIGVFLYVVPYTMWTKRRTIYNTEVGSISGAVPPLIGWAAVSSDITHPALMGLFFVMVIWQMPHFYAIAIRKHADYEAASVPMLPVIKGMRRTYYQTNFYLILLILSSFLFGSLSKGIMLVALILSVAWLAMSIYGYHSNKNQEKWATKMFVFSLLHMTILFSTVIIYSLAGVIFKLY; encoded by the coding sequence ATGGAACAAAATCTAAAAACGGATCAAAATCCACAGACTGTAGAAAAGACAATAGAGAAACACTCGCTCTCTAATGTTTTAGCACAAACAGTTAAAACAGGTATTATAAAATCCAATTTAATTCCTATGTGGGCTGGCTTAACGCTAGGGATGTATAAAAATAAAATGACGCTTTTGGACAATATACCAGAAATCATTTTTGCAACAGTTGGTTCAGCACTTGTTATCGGTGCTGCCGGTGCGTTTAATAACGTGTATGACCGTGATATAGATGCCATTATGCCACGTACAAAAAATCGTCCTACAGTAACAGGCGAAATGTCAGCAAAAACAACGATGATTTTAGCAATTGTTATGCTAATTGTTGGAGTAGGTGTATTAGCATTAGCTTCACCACTAGCTGCATTATTTGGTTTTATTGGTGTCTTTTTATATGTTGTACCGTATACTATGTGGACAAAACGTCGCACAATTTATAATACCGAAGTAGGGAGTATATCAGGCGCTGTACCACCTTTAATTGGTTGGGCGGCTGTATCTTCAGATATTACACACCCAGCTTTAATGGGTCTCTTTTTTGTCATGGTCATATGGCAAATGCCACACTTTTATGCGATTGCTATTCGAAAGCATGCAGATTATGAAGCGGCCAGTGTTCCAATGTTACCTGTAATAAAAGGGATGCGTCGTACTTATTACCAAACGAACTTTTATTTAATATTGCTAATATTATCTAGCTTTTTATTTGGTTCGTTAAGTAAGGGTATTATGCTTGTCGCACTAATATTAAGTGTCGCATGGCTTGCAATGAGTATATACGGTTATCATAGCAATAAAAATCAAGAGAAGTGGGCGACAAAAATGTTTGTATTCTCACTTTTGCATATGACAATCCTCTTCTCAACAGTTATTATTTATTCGCTAGCTGGGGTTATATTTAAACTATATTAA
- a CDS encoding metallophosphoesterase, translating to MTRILAISDIHGELELLEELLLKVKFDATQDELFLLGDYIDRGPASCGVLNIVAELQATGVRVLLGNHEAIMLKACRTGTPKAWNHWTSLCGGDATLASYGYHVEDFEDAIVSNTLPSYIQTLPKLEEHLQLIETFETYIELEDAIFVHGGVVPGVALADTDPLQLIWIREEFHTGYDGEKTVIFGHTPTYKLHQDPTNYDVYFGDNNIIGIDGGAVFGGKLHAFEWPHRQFTSVESEKPTSLE from the coding sequence ATGACACGTATACTAGCAATTAGTGATATACATGGGGAACTAGAACTTTTGGAAGAATTATTGCTAAAGGTAAAGTTCGATGCCACACAAGATGAACTATTTTTACTTGGAGATTATATTGATCGAGGTCCTGCTTCTTGTGGTGTTTTAAATATAGTTGCGGAACTACAAGCAACTGGGGTACGCGTTCTACTAGGCAATCATGAAGCTATTATGCTAAAAGCCTGTCGTACAGGGACTCCAAAAGCTTGGAATCATTGGACTTCACTCTGTGGTGGAGATGCAACACTTGCCAGCTATGGCTATCATGTGGAAGATTTTGAAGATGCTATTGTCAGCAATACATTACCTAGTTACATTCAAACATTACCGAAGCTTGAAGAACATTTACAACTTATAGAAACTTTTGAAACTTATATAGAGTTAGAAGATGCAATTTTTGTACATGGCGGCGTTGTGCCTGGCGTAGCATTGGCTGACACAGATCCTTTACAACTTATATGGATTCGAGAAGAATTTCATACAGGCTATGATGGAGAGAAAACGGTGATTTTTGGCCATACCCCTACTTATAAGTTGCATCAGGACCCAACAAATTACGATGTTTATTTTGGTGACAATAATATTATCGGCATAGATGGTGGTGCTGTATTTGGAGGGAAGCTTCACGCTTTCGAATGGCCGCACCGTCAATTTACATCTGTTGAAAGTGAAAAGCCAACAAGCTTAGAATAA
- a CDS encoding helix-turn-helix transcriptional regulator produces MNREQLISLISEKLKLIRTEKTLTQDQMSNLLGLSKKTLVQIEKGRITTGWTTAVAVCALCRESSILQHELGGDPLEVVDLIANNGTLQPKEKTMGGYIWWKNVNEWKGYRLQQNVISQHYRILDTDNYRLLSTFDESIAEQEWNKIKNS; encoded by the coding sequence ATGAATCGTGAACAACTAATTTCCCTCATTTCAGAGAAACTAAAATTAATTCGAACAGAAAAAACATTAACGCAAGACCAAATGAGCAACCTATTAGGGCTTTCAAAAAAAACACTCGTGCAAATTGAAAAAGGTCGCATTACAACAGGCTGGACCACTGCAGTTGCTGTATGTGCACTATGTCGTGAAAGTTCAATTTTACAGCATGAGCTAGGCGGTGATCCCCTTGAGGTAGTTGACTTAATCGCCAATAATGGCACTTTACAACCAAAGGAAAAAACGATGGGCGGATACATATGGTGGAAAAATGTAAACGAGTGGAAAGGCTATCGTTTACAACAAAATGTGATTAGTCAACATTATCGAATTTTAGATACCGACAACTACCGCTTGCTTTCAACCTTTGACGAAAGTATCGCGGAGCAAGAATGGAACAAAATTAAAAATAGTTAA
- a CDS encoding hemolysin family protein, which yields METILNLSIFTILLALTAFFVATEFSIVKMRSSRLDQLIAEGNKNAIPAKHVVNHLDEYLSACQLGITITALGIGMVGEKTFEFMLHPLFEIIGIADKYIPIFTIGTAFAIATFLHVVVGELAPKTAAIQKTEKIALLFAKPIIAFYKLMYPFIWFLNGSARILLGFFGMKPANEHEISHTEEELRSLLSESFKSGEINKTELKFVNNVFEFDERIAREIMVPRTEIAGIEKNETFTNIIHFIAAEKYTRYPIYDGDRDNILGFINAKELFTHGLLEQLTDDSFVLEDFINPVIRVIETTPIQQLLGRMQKERIHMAILMDEYGGTCGLVTVEDILEEIVGEIRDEFDDDEIAEIRKISNNHYILNAKMLVEDVENLLQISLDTDDVETLGGWFLTVNNGIRASKNIELEQYVFSIYEQRGHQLHYIEVRPLQKAAPVTTES from the coding sequence TTGGAGACCATACTGAATTTATCAATTTTCACGATTTTATTAGCGTTAACCGCGTTTTTCGTCGCAACGGAATTTTCAATTGTTAAAATGCGTTCCTCTAGGCTTGACCAATTAATCGCAGAAGGCAATAAAAATGCCATTCCCGCGAAGCATGTTGTCAATCACTTAGATGAATACCTATCCGCCTGTCAGCTTGGCATAACGATAACAGCACTTGGTATCGGGATGGTAGGAGAAAAAACCTTTGAATTTATGCTGCACCCATTATTTGAAATAATCGGAATTGCTGATAAGTATATACCGATTTTCACAATTGGTACCGCTTTCGCTATCGCTACTTTTTTACATGTTGTCGTTGGTGAATTGGCGCCAAAAACAGCAGCTATCCAAAAGACGGAAAAGATTGCATTACTTTTTGCTAAACCGATTATCGCTTTCTATAAATTGATGTACCCATTCATTTGGTTTTTGAACGGATCAGCACGTATTCTTCTAGGCTTCTTCGGCATGAAGCCAGCAAATGAGCACGAGATATCGCATACGGAAGAAGAATTGCGCTCATTGCTATCTGAAAGTTTTAAAAGCGGTGAAATCAATAAAACTGAGTTAAAATTCGTTAATAATGTCTTTGAATTTGACGAGCGAATTGCTCGTGAAATTATGGTTCCCCGCACAGAAATTGCAGGCATTGAAAAAAACGAAACCTTCACCAATATTATTCATTTTATCGCCGCTGAAAAATATACTCGCTACCCTATTTATGATGGTGACCGAGATAATATTTTAGGGTTTATCAATGCAAAAGAATTATTTACCCATGGTCTACTTGAACAATTAACGGATGATTCTTTTGTGCTTGAAGATTTTATTAACCCTGTTATACGTGTAATAGAAACGACACCTATTCAACAATTACTTGGCCGCATGCAAAAGGAACGCATTCATATGGCTATTTTAATGGACGAATATGGTGGTACTTGCGGACTTGTCACGGTTGAGGATATTTTAGAAGAAATCGTTGGAGAGATTCGTGATGAGTTTGACGATGATGAAATTGCTGAAATTCGAAAAATAAGTAACAATCATTATATTTTGAATGCCAAAATGCTTGTAGAAGATGTAGAAAATTTACTACAAATTTCACTAGATACAGATGATGTAGAAACACTCGGTGGTTGGTTCTTAACCGTGAATAATGGCATTAGAGCTAGTAAAAACATCGAGCTGGAACAATATGTATTTAGCATTTATGAACAACGTGGTCATCAGCTTCACTATATCGAAGTACGTCCGCTCCAAAAAGCTGCCCCTGTTACAACAGAAAGTTAA